The genome window ATTATATACCCGATTGTTAATCTCATGGACTTGAACCTGATCCATCGTATCAAAAGTCAATCCGGGTGTATTTCGCATTTTCCATAACAAATCGCCTTCGGACAGGGTAGCAACATATTTTCCATCCTGGTCAATCACGGGAATGGCGGTGTAGTGGTGCGATTCCAATTGCTCAATAGCATCTTTCATGGAAGCGGTAGACTTGATATAGGCCACTTCG of Paenibacillus sp. FSL R5-0517 contains these proteins:
- a CDS encoding CBS domain-containing protein, with translation MEISYFLLPKAEVAYIKSTASMKDAIEQLESHHYTAIPVIDQDGKYVATLSEGDLLWKMRNTPGLTFDTMDQVQVHEINNRVYNECVFIEAEMEDMLTLAADQNFVPVVDVDRVFLGIIRRKDIIEYYTRNISD